The sequence GCAGCCGCAGAGTAAAATGTAATTCCGGGAATATTCTGAGATGGTAAGGTGTTTAGCTTAACTAACTCTGCATACTCAGAACGCATCGCCTCACAATGAATCACATGGTCGAAGGGAGCAGGGAAAGCATTACAGCCAAGGGTTTGAATCACTCGCTGACAAGCTGCGGGTTCACCAGCAATTAACACCTCTTCCGGTGTATTAATTTGTGTTAAATAAACGCGAGTCTCGTTTTTCAGACATTCCCTCACCTGGGATGGACTAGCCATGAGGACGTAGTTACACCAGAAATTATTGTCTGTAGAGGTTGCTGGTAGTTTCCAATATTCACGAACTGCGTTTTTGGGCCCAGATAATCTGTCACCAAATAAGGCTGAGGAGTTGAAGGAGTTACTTCCTTCATAAAAATTGCTCCACACACCTTGAGCAACCATCATACTAGTTTCACCCAGGCTATAGCCAAACACATATTTCGGTTTGACTTGGAAGTTATCACGAATAACTGTAGTAATTAGCCGAGTGCAAAACATTTCGGCTTCAAACATTGCTAGGGAATCATCTAGCAATTTCTTTTCTAATGTTTCTAGTTGTCGAGTTGTTAATTTACTTAAACTTCTGGGAAATACGAGTTTCTCAACATCCGAAACCCGCTTATACAAACTCTTGACAAAGGGGTCATCTTGGATGTTGGGAAAGAGGCGAAATAGAGTCCGACCAATACCAACATAAGAGTTAACTGCAGCCGGATAAACATAAGCAACTGAACCTTGTTTACCCAATGGGTTAGCTGTGAAATAACTACCTATTGGTGTTTGCCAATCTGTACCACGTTCAAAGGCAATATTTATTCCTTTACGGGCTGAGGCGATTTCTTTGAGTAGTTCTTTTTGGTTGCGTCCGGTAATTGCGAGGGCGTATTTAGCTGTAGAAAACTGTTTAAATTTGACAAAATTTAAACTTGCAGTGTCAGATAAAGATGCAGAATTTTCGATGCTTGATTGTAGATTATCTAGCAGCTTTTCTAACTCTGATTGGTCGTTTGCAGCTAAGGGAAATAGATAAAAAGGACGTTGTTGTAAATACTTGTGGCTGTGGTTAATTTGTTCAGGTTCATCTGACAAAATTACATGGGCATAAGTGCCATCACAACCGATACCATTCACCGCTGCAATTCTCTTGGTGCTGTCTTTACCGACAAACCAAGGTCGAGATTCAGTGGCGACAAAGAAGGGGCTACCTGACCACATTTCGGGTGTTTTCACACCAGTCCAGTTGGGGGTAGCGGGGATGTAGTTGTGATAGAGACACAGCGCGGTTTTAATTAAGCTAGCGATTCCTGAAGCAACAAAGGTGTTACCGATATTGGCTTTAACGCTACCGATAGCACAATGTAAGCCGTCGCCTACTGGAGGATAAGCTTGGAGTAGACCAGCGATTTCCGCTGCGTCTTGTTGGGGAATACCGCTACCGACGACTTCCACATAGTTAACCTCTGTGGGTTGAATACCAGCTATTTGGAAAGCTTGATTGCAGACTTGGTTAAAAATGGCAACATCTGCGGAGGTAGCATGAGCCTGTCCTATACTAATAGCATCAATGACTGCATAAATGCGATCGCTATTTTCTTTAGCAGTGTCATAACGCTTCAAAACCACCGCCCCCGCGCCTTCGCCAATTGTCCAACCGTCGGCTTTTTCGTCAAAACTTAAGGTGTTGACGCCTGTGTTAATTTTCGCTTCTTGGTTTCGCAGTAAGACGTTTTCTACACCACCAGCTAAATCAACCGCACCCACAACCACGGTGTCAACTTCACCTGTGGTTAGTAGCATTTGTGCTACTTCTAAAGCTTTAAAAACAGAGGTTTCAACTGCTGTTAAACTGAATGCTGGCCCGGTGAAATTCCACAGCGAAGAAACTCGACTCGCCATGATATTGTTGATGTAACTTAAATATTCACCAATATCTACTTGATGATGAATACTGTCTTTAACGATGGTTTCTAGTTGGGTGATTTTTTCTTCTGGTAAAGCGATTTCGGCAGCATTTAAACCCTCTTGAATTTGCCAAGATAAATTCCATCTTTGTTGTAAGTGGTGAACAGATGATTCTGTTTCAGCCGCAATGATGACTGCGACATTTCCCCCTTCGGAAATTTTGGCGTCTTTGAGGGCGCGGTCGGCGACTTTTAATAGTAATAGTTGTTGGGGATTGAGTTTTTCTATTTCGTTGGGTGGGATTTTGTAGGCTAAGGTGTTGATTTCAAAGTCGGTGATGTATGCTCCTAATGGTGCTTTGCCATCAGATAAACCGTATTCTTTGAGGATGTTTTCTTGGGTTTCTATACCGTGCCATCTTTTATATGGGAGGGGAATAAAATGTTGTTTCCCGTCGTAAATACTGCGCTCAAATGCATCGAGGTTTTGGCATTCTCCGAAGAAGGTATCCATGCCGATAATGGCAATTTTTTCAAGCATGTGTTGATGAGGGTGGTTAATGGGAATTTAGCTCACGCAAAGACGCAAAGGAAGAAAGGAGGTTATTTTTCTTGTTCAAGAATGAGGTGGGAGTTAGTACCGCCGAAGCCGAAGGCGCTGAGGGCGGCGCGTTTGATGGGGGTGTTATTTGGCCAGGTTGTGGCTGTTTTGACTATGGTTTTGTGGGAGATGACATTGTTATCAGCACCGATGGGTTGGGTGATGTTAATTGTGGGGGGAATAATGCTGTTATTCATGCTACAAATTGTTTTGGTTAAGCTAACCATGCCCGCTGCGACTAATAAGTGACCGACGTTGGCTTTGGTTGAACCAATAAGGGGTTTGGCTTGGTGTTGTCCAAAGAAGGTTTCTATGGAGTTAAATTCTGTGGTGTCTCCTAATAGAGTGCCTGTAGCGTGACACTCCATGTAATCTATTTGGTTAGGATTGATTTTTGCTTCGGTATATGCTCTCTCGAATGCGAGGGTTTGTCCTTGGGAATTAGGACTGAGTAAATGTTTACCTCTACCGTCGTTGGAGAGTCCATTACCGATAATGGTGGCTAAAATGCGATCGCCATCTCTGATAGCATCACTATAGCGTTTGAGCATGACCATGCCGATACCTTCGGCGGTGATGAGTCCTCTGGAGGATTTATCTAGGGGTGAACTGATACCGTTGTCTGGATAACCTTGAATTCCGGAGAATAGCATCCGCAAAAACAGGGGGTCTGTGCAACTGATAGCACCAGCTAACATGAGGTCGGCTTTGTGCGATCGCAAATAATGAGACGCGAGCTTAATGGCATAAAATGAGGATGAGCAAGCAGCGTCTATGCAAAAATGATTGCTGGATAAAGAGAAAGCTTGAGAAATTAACGCCGCTGGTAAGCCGGATATCATGGCGTTTTGTGCAGAAGCTTTCGCGGTTGTTGGTAATTTCGCTAGTTGGAAGTCTTCATCTTTTAGCAGTTCTCTGACTGCTGGGTTAATTGTTTGCTGATAAATTGGGGAGAATAATTGCGTAGAAGATTTGGTAGGAAAGGATAAGTTTCCTAAGATGACGCCGCATTTGGAAAGACTGTTTTGGTTTCCCCAATAGCCACTATTTTCTATTGCTTGTTTGGCGGCGTATAGTGACCATTTAAAAGTGTCGTCTAAGCTGTCGAGAAGTGCTGGTGGTAGGTTATATTCGCTGGAATTGAATTGAAAGTCGCGGATATATCCACCTTTGAGGAAGTAAATTTTTTCCGGTTGACCTTTATTTGGGTCGTAATATATTGTGGGATCTACTCCTAGGTCTTTGGTGGTAACGTCGGATGTAGAATCTTTTTGGGCGGTGATGTTTTGCCAAAATTGTTCAGGATTATTAGCGTCAGGGAAGAGACACGATAATCCGATGATGGCGATTTTTTCCACTGTTGATATCCTAAAGTTGGGGTTTTTATTAGGATTTACGCTTTTCCCCAGTAGGATTTGTTTTGTTTCGCGCAAAGGCGCAAAGGCGCAGAGAAAGAAAAAATAAAGGTGGTATTGGCATTTTATATTATGATTCAGCCAACTTCTTTAAATACCTAAAATTAGAGCATTTGCGTTCTTCCTTTGCGTCTTTGTCTTGAAAAGTTTTGTGGAAGGAGACCTTCCCCACAAACTTTTCGCTGCGCCTTTGCGCGATCAAAATTTATCTTAATCAGCAACGCCCGATTATTTTGCTTGCAATAAGTCCATTGGGACGACAACTGCTCTAGATCCTAATATACGGGAATAGAGTTGTCCTTTGGCGTCGTGGAGGTAGAAGTCGGCGGTGGCGCTGGTGGGTTTTTTCTCTTTGATTTCGCAGGAGACGTAGAAGGTTTGGTTGCGGGGAATGGCTCTATATTGTTCACATGTGGTCATTTGTCCTGGTAGGCACACTTCTTGATGAAAATGGCTTAACCATATCCATAGGGGATGGGTGCTCAGGTCGGTGGCGTATGGGTTATGCCAATGGATGGGGAATTGTCCTTGTTGTTGGCGGGTGATGTCTTTCCAGAAGCATTCTACTGTAATTTTTTCTGGGCTAATGTTTAAAATCTTTTCAATTGCTTGGAAGCATGAACCATGAAATAGTGTGGATGGGCCGTTTTGGTATAAGTCTTTGCCGGTTGTGGTAATGATGTTGTCTGCTGTGAGATTTACTCTTTCGTAAGTTAAAACTGGGGGGAGTTCTCTAACTAGTTTGACGGTGGTGCTGAAGTGATAATGGGTTTTTCCTTCGGGGGTTTTGCTAAGAATTTTAGCTTGAATTTCGATTGATTCGTTTTCGGTTTTGGCGATTTCTTTGAGTTCGAGGATGTGTTCTTTGGCGACGGTTTCGTTGAAGATAATTCCTTTTAAAAATTTAAAGTCTTGACAATTGAAATATCTATAGCCTGGATAACATTCTTCACAACCGTTAATCATCCATGACATGGCGTTTGTGGCTGGTAATACTGGGTAGCCAGCTATCATATGATCTAGTAGAAAGGGATTATTTTCTACTGTCATGCGTCGGCGGATACGATGGGTTTTGAGTTGTGTATCTAGGGGCGCGGGTGGTGGTGACATGGGGCTACCAATTACGAGTTGTGTGGTAGCGTGATGTCGGGGATGCAGTTCTTTGACTAGCATTTGGGTTCCGACTTCGACGGGGATGATGTCGATTCCTCTTTCGGTGAAGGCTTTTTTGATTTCTGGTGTCACCATTCCGCTATCCCAACCGCCCCAGTTGATGGCGACTACGTGACAATGGGGATAATTTTGTTTGATGAGGTGGGCTGATTTGTTAAGGATTTCGTTGGCGATCGCATAATCAGATTGCCCCATGTTGCCGTAAAATCCAGTTACGGAGGAAAACAGTACTAAATGTTGGAGTTGTTCGGGGTTGATGCAAGTTAACAGGTTTTCTAGTCCTTGGACTTTGGCTGTGTAAACTTTTTCAAAGTCTTGTGCTGTTTTCTTTTCAATTAATTTGTCGGCTAGGTTGCCGGCGCCATGTATGATACCTGTGATGGTTCCCATACGGTTGACAACGGCGTTAATTTTCTGTTGCAGGGCGATTTTATCGGTAACATCGACGCTGAGATATTCGCCGGTGCTTCCTGTTTGTTGTATGGCTGCTAAGGTTTTTTTGATTTCTCGGCTGGAGTCGATTTGGTTATAGATTTTTTGCACGCTCATGGGTGTGGGTTTCTCGCCTTGAGAAATCAGGTTTTCCATGATGCGCTTTTTTAAGGCGGCTTCTTCTAGACAATCTTGAGCATATTCTGGTTCGGTGGCCAGGAGTTGGGAGCGACCGAGGAGGATGTATTTACCGGGTTGTTTCTGTGCTAGTTTGATGGTGCATTCGGCGGTTATTCCTTTGGCGCCACCGCTGATGAGGTATGTTGGTGTTGTCATATGGTTTTTGGTTTTATTTTTAACGCAGAGGGGTGTGGAGTTTTAGTTGATTGTTTGGGTTTGAGAAATATTGGTTTTATTTTTAACGCGGAGGGGCGCAAAGTTAGCGCAGAGGTACGCGGAGTTTTATTGGAGTGATTTCGTTAGGAGTTGATGTCAGCAGGTTTTGAGGTGGAAGTTTGAGGTTTTAAGTAAGAATTGTCGGGTTGGAAATGAGAAGCGTCGGGTTTGAAACGAGAATGTTCAGGCTTTAAACGAGAACGTTCAGGTTTGAAACGAGAATTGTGGGGTTGAAAACGAGAAGCGTCGGGTTGAAAACGAGAAGCGTCAGATTTGAAACGAGAACGTTCAGGCTTGAAATGAGAAGCGTCAGGTTTTGGTGTTCAGATACCCGACTTTTTAGAGAAGTCGGGTATCTCGCAGCCCAATGAATTTAATCAAGCACTGAAGTTGTTAGGGTAACTCGCCCTTGGGAACTGTAACCAACTTCGCTAATGTAATGGTTGGAGTCGTGCAATTCAGCGATGATATGTTGGGCTGATTGTTGAGCATTAAGGGTGGGACTTAAATCGATGGCGCGGGTGTAAACTTTTGGCCATTCCCATTTCAGGGTTTTGGTTAATCCGAATAAACCTGCACCGATGACTCCATAATTAACTTGATGCTGGAAACCAAAGGCGCCATCTAATCGGGCGACTGTACAGAAGCAACTGCGTCCGTAATTGGCGGCTTCGTTGAGGGGTTTTTTCAGGTATTTGGCGATGAAGAAGACTTGTTTAACGATCGCTTTTTCTGCTTCTAAATAACCAATGGTATGATTGACTGGGAAGATTGGGTGAATATGGATGAAGGCGCCTATCTTGCCGATGTTGTTGGCGATTGCTTCTAATTTGTGTTGCAGTAGTTCTTCGGTTAAGTCGGCTAAGGTTATCCGTGTGACTCCGGGTGGTAGTTGGGCTTGTGTTGACACTACGGATGATGGGAAGCTGAGAACTACAATTTTCCAACCTTGTTCAATTAAGTTTTGCACTACCACTGAGGTGGTGAGGGAACCATCATCGGTGATTAAGCCGATGTGTCCCTCTGGTAATGTGAAGTCTAAGTCGTCTGGTGGGGGGAGAAATTTCAGTTGAGCGGGACGGCGTTTGACGTTATGCTCTATATTTATCGGCTCGTCGTCAAGCTCAAGTTGATACTTTTTTTTTTCACCTCCAGCCAGTGTCTGGAGATAATCAACTATTTGACCAATTGTTCTTAAGTCTCCCAGTTCTTCGAGATTTGGTTTGGGAAGGTCGGGGTACATTTCTTGCATGGCGCCTAAAATTTCGACTCGTTTGATGGAGTCAATTCCTAGGTCGGCTTCCATGTCCATTTCCATTTCTAGCATCTCGACTGGATAGCCTGTTTTTTCACTGGTAATGTTTAACAGGGTTTGTCCTAAGTCTGCGTAATCGCTAGTTACGGTTGTTTCTGGTTCGGGAATGGCGGGTTCAGGAGGAGTAACAATCGGTGTTACTTCACTGACTGGTGTTGGTTGGGGAATGACGACTGGTTCAACGGGTGCTGCTTGTTGGACTTCTTGAATGGCGATTTCTACGGAGACGCTACGGGAAGCATGGGATTCGAGATACTCGACAACTTGACCGATGGTGCGTTTTTCGGAGAGTTCTTCTAAGTTGGGTTTGGGTAAATCTGGGTAAAGTTCTTGTAGTCCTCCCAAAATTTCGACTCGTTTGATGGAGTCAATTCCTAGGTCGGCTTCCATATCCATGTCCATTTCTAACATTTCTATGGGATAGCCTGTTTTTTCGCTGGTGATTTCTAGGAGGTGTTTACCTAGTTCAGCTAAATTCAAGTTACTCGCTACAGGTGCGGGAATTTCTACAGCTTTGGGAATCTCAATTACAGGTGCGGGAATTTCTACAGCTTTGGGAATCTCAATTACAGGTGCGGGAATTTCTGCAGCTTTGGGAATCTCAATTACAGGTTTGGGTTGAATTTCCCACACAGGTGCTGGTTGATTCTCCACTATATTAGTGGTGGGAAGTGCAACTGCTGCTGTTTCGCCAGAAAGTAACTGAGAATATTCTTGCTGTATCAGTTGGAAAAAGTTTTTGCTGTATTCTACCTGTTCTTGCAGATACTGTTCATGGATGCGGAGGGTTTCACTGTGTTGGGCGTGAAACTGCAACATACTCCGCTGTAAACTTTCCATGACTACTGGTTTGATTTCCGTGTCAGGTTGAGAGTTAGCTAGCAGGGAATTCTGCTGTTGCATCAGTTGAAAGAAGGTTTTGGTATATTCAATCTGATGGTTGAGATAAGACCCGTGGAGTTGTAAATTTTCGCTTTGATTTTGCTGAAATTGTTTGAGCAGGTATTCTAAACTTTCCAGAATTCGTTGATAATTTGCGGGTTGTGCTGGTGTTGGTTGCATTTTCAGGACTGGGGACTCTTGATTAGGGACTCTTGATTGGGGAGATGAGGGAGACTCTTGTACAGACGCGATTAATCGAGTCTCTACGCCTTCCACAACATCTGTTTTCTGATGTCCATTCCTTTCAATTGCTGGATTTACAGGAGTCGTAACCTCTAAACTTGTTAAATCCGCTGCAATTGCGGAAGATTCAGGGGTGGGAGTTGTCACTACTGCTTCAGCCAACTTCACTTGATGACCATTTTGCAAAGCTTGAGCGAAGGCGTTTTTGGTTTTTTCTGATTTATAATTAATGCCGTTCAACCGCACAGTTAAGGCTTTTTTCTTCTCGTCTTCTGGTGCGGGGAGTGTCGCTCTGAGTTGGTAAGGGTCGAGGTTTTTCAGCGTCATCCCTAATACTCGCAACTGAACTGCAGCTTCTCGCAAAGAGCGATCGCTATTCTTTTGTGTGCTGGGGTTTAATGTTACGGTAATATGAGGGCGATCGCCTAAGGTATCTTTGACTAAGTTAGAAAGTATCTTCCGAGGGCCGAATTCCACAAAGCATGTCCCACCCGCTGCATAGATATTTTCAATCTCTTGTTTAAACAAGACTGAATTTGAGAGGTGGTTTTCCAAGACTTTTTGCATGGCTGCAGGTTCTTGGGGATACTGTTTACCAGTGACGTTGCTGAAAACTGGAATTTTGGGAGTTTGGAAGTTAACAGACTTGGTTGCGATCGCAAACGATTTCTGTGCAAAAGCAATTAAGGGAGTGTGGAAGGCTGCAGATACAGGTAGTAACACTGCTGCATATCCTTGGTCATGTAAGCTGTTACGTACTTTCGCAATTTCAGCGGTTGGCCCTGCTAAGACAACTTGTGTGGGAGAATTATAGTTAGCGATCGCCACTTGTGGATAATGCCGCACTACGGCTTCAACTTTGGCAATTTCTTCTTTCACTGCCAACATACTACCCGCATCATGGTCTGGGTCTTCTGGCGCAGCCATTGCTTGACCCCTAGCTTTCACTAAGAAGAAATAATCTTGGTCACTCAACACACCCGCAGCCCACAAAGCGGTCAATTCACCAAAGCTGTGTCCCGCTACAAAGTCTGACCTAAACCCAGCTTGTTGAAAGATGGAATATAACCCCGCACTAAAGGAACCTATTGCAGGTTGAGCATATTCTGTTCTTTGCAAAGCTGCAATTTGAGCATTCTTTTCTGACTCTTCAAATACCGGATGGGGGAAAACAATCTGCGACAACGGTTGCAAATTATCTTTGAGCAACAAGCTATCCATGTAACCATAAATTCGTCGCAAAATGGGGAAGTTCATCACCACTTCCCTTCCCATTTCCAAATATTGCGAACCTTGTCCAGAAAACAAGGCGACAACTTTTCCGCCCAATGCCATCCCAGAGGCGCGATAATAAATACCTTGGGGATGTTCCCAAGCTGGCGCAGTTCCTTTGAGTTTCAACCAGTCCAAGCTAGTTTGCAAGAACTTACAAGCTTCTTGCAGATTCTCCACCACAAACCCTACCCGCGCTGCTGCTAAAGGAATTTCTTGATTTTGACAATCTTGAACTAATTGGGTGTAGTGTCTATCTGCGGCTGTTGATTGCAATTTTGCCAAAGTCTCTTCACACTTAATCACCAACTGCGCCGGAGTGTCAGCAAATAAAATTATCTCCGCAGGCGCATTGTGTAAGCGATAAGCGCAATTTTGTTCCGCTTGATGTTCTTCCAAAACCACATGATAATTAGTTCCACCAAAACCAAAGGAACTCACACCCGCCCGTCTTGGTGCTTCCCCATCGGCGCGAATCCAGGGTCTAGTTTCGGTGTTCAAATAAAACGCGGAATTTTTAATATTTAGTTTGGGGTTCGGCTCGGTAATATTAATTGTTGCTGGCAAAATCTTGTGATGTAACGCCAGCGCTGTTTTAATCAAACTCGCCGCACCCGCAGCTGCTTTTGTATGTCCAATTTGGGATTTCACACTACCAAGCGCAATGTGCTGTTTGTGGGAATCTTCCTCAGCAAAGAAATCTCGCAAAGAACCGAACTCGGTCGGGTCTCCAGCCATTGTCCCTGTACCGTGAGCTTCCATTAACCCCACAGTAGCAGGGGAAAAACCCGCATCATCATAAGCCCGACGCAAAGCTGATACCTGTCCTTCCTTGCGCGGTGCATAAATACTCTTGTAGCGTCCATCGCTAGAAGTACCAATACCTTTGATGACTGCATAGATTTTGTCGTTGTCGCGTTCTGCATCTTCCAAACGCTTCAACACCAGCATTCCAATTCCTTCACCTAACATCATCCCATCAGATTTAGCATCAAATGGTTTCACATGTTCCCCAGGAGAAACCGCCGGAGTTTTGCTGAAGGAAATATAAGCCATGATGGTGTTATCGGTATCCACACCACCAGTCAGCATCATGTCGCTGCGATATTCAACTAGTTCGCTAATTGCCATTTTCAAAGCACCAAAGGAACTAGCACAAGCCGCATCCACAACACAATTCATCCCGCCAAAATTCAAGCGGTTAGCAATTCTTCCCGCTACCACATTCGCTAACATTCCAGGGAAAGCATTTTCATCCCATTTGACATAAGCGCTTTTAATTTTCTCGACAATCTTTTGGGTATCTTCATCAGATAAACCGCTGCTTTTTAAAGCTTTTTCCCAAATGGGATATTCCAATCTGGCAGACAATGGCATTCCTAATTGTTTAGCCATCGCCACACCCAAAATTACCCCCACAGTTTCCCGGCTAAATTCTCTCGCCTCGCCATATCCTGCGTCCTCCATCGCCTCTTTCGCAACTACTAAACTTAATAGTTGGGAGACATCTGTGACTTCTAAAATGCTGGGAGGAATGCCAAATTCCATCGGGTTAAATTCAACCTCCGGAATAAACCCGCCCCGTTTGCAATAAGTTTTATCTTCCGGTGTTCTCGGATTAGGATCATAGTAATCTTCTACGCTCCAATGGGTAGAAGGAACATCAGTAATACAATCTATTTTGCTAACAATATTGTGCCAATATTCTCTTAAAGTTCTCGCTTGCGGAAACAGCGACGCCATCCCCACAATCGCTATAGGATTTTGTTGTAATTGTCTGTTAATTTTTTTCGTGGACATTGATTTATCTGCAGTCACTTTTTTTTCCTCTATAAACTTGATCAAATCTTTTTCACAACTGTTGATGAGGCTCTCTAATTCTGCCAAAGCAGTATCAATTGAATAAGCAGACATAGGGGATAGACTAATCTAAGGTACTGTGAATTACGAAGCTGCAGTAATTTCTGTTATTTACCAAAAATCAGATATTCTGTCTTCGCGCCAGCCTCGGCTAAATACTTTTTTTGGCATCAACGCTCCACGAAATCTTGGGAAGTAATGAGGTATTACCGATAAAAATTCATACTTCATCCTAGAAAGAGCGGTTAGCGAAGAAAGCTTCTACATTCTTCGGGAGCCAGTTTCGGCATCTAGGATAATATATTTTATGAATTGTGCTCAATAAAAGTTGCCAAACTTGTTACAGAAAAAACTCACTTTGATTTGCCATTAATGCCAAATTTTTCAAAGTACTCAAATCATCTGTAAGTGATGACAATGCGGTTTGTATTAGCTGTTTCTTTTGTAAAAATCAATCAAGTAACTAATCTAGCGAACCGCTTGAGAGTATTTGAATTAATACAAACACTAGCACAACCTATAAGAAGTAAATCTGTTATTTAAAGCTATTTTAGATAATTGATAGTTGATTGCTGACAAAAAGCTCAGATAAAGTTACTAATACAAGTATTATTTATTACTGGTTTTTGCGGCACAATATTTCATCAATTTAAGTTGTCATCCAGAACTAGTAAAGAGTACCAAAAATATCTTTTCAATAAAACGAGTCTTGATTAATACAAAGACTCTGTAAAGCGATTACAGTATTTTTTTCAGCATAACATCATAATTAAACAAACGTTTTTGATGATTTTTTAAAATAAATAAACTTAAAAATCCTAAAAGTTATTTATAAAACAAATATGAATTTTGAAAATAGTGCGTGATAAACAACATATTTGGGCATAAGGTATTGATTATTTTCCTCTCATCTTCTCGATGCTGCCACTTGTTCATCTTCTACCGAGTTTGATATATCATTTTTAAGCGTTGTC is a genomic window of Fortiea contorta PCC 7126 containing:
- a CDS encoding PfaB family protein, whose product is MLEKIAIIGMDTFFGECQNLDAFERSIYDGKQHFIPLPYKRWHGIETQENILKEYGLSDGKAPLGAYITDFEINTLAYKIPPNEIEKLNPQQLLLLKVADRALKDAKISEGGNVAVIIAAETESSVHHLQQRWNLSWQIQEGLNAAEIALPEEKITQLETIVKDSIHHQVDIGEYLSYINNIMASRVSSLWNFTGPAFSLTAVETSVFKALEVAQMLLTTGEVDTVVVGAVDLAGGVENVLLRNQEAKINTGVNTLSFDEKADGWTIGEGAGAVVLKRYDTAKENSDRIYAVIDAISIGQAHATSADVAIFNQVCNQAFQIAGIQPTEVNYVEVVGSGIPQQDAAEIAGLLQAYPPVGDGLHCAIGSVKANIGNTFVASGIASLIKTALCLYHNYIPATPNWTGVKTPEMWSGSPFFVATESRPWFVGKDSTKRIAAVNGIGCDGTYAHVILSDEPEQINHSHKYLQQRPFYLFPLAANDQSELEKLLDNLQSSIENSASLSDTASLNFVKFKQFSTAKYALAITGRNQKELLKEIASARKGINIAFERGTDWQTPIGSYFTANPLGKQGSVAYVYPAAVNSYVGIGRTLFRLFPNIQDDPFVKSLYKRVSDVEKLVFPRSLSKLTTRQLETLEKKLLDDSLAMFEAEMFCTRLITTVIRDNFQVKPKYVFGYSLGETSMMVAQGVWSNFYEGSNSFNSSALFGDRLSGPKNAVREYWKLPATSTDNNFWCNYVLMASPSQVRECLKNETRVYLTQINTPEEVLIAGEPAACQRVIQTLGCNAFPAPFDHVIHCEAMRSEYAELVKLNTLPSQNIPGITFYSAAAYQAIALDSNLIAESIATGLCQQLDFPHLVNRVYADGAKIFIEAGAGSVCSRWIDKILEGQAHITVSLNRRGTDDHTSIVKALGKLLSHRIDLDLSSLYNLPQESHHQSKLTLRKITLGGESITAKILSEENRKSFENVATKCTPQAAESSINIASHTENQAEIAMKDIIEHVLTPTEQLQSLQITNNTQQLPESILLQNHTNHEFNNINFGEFHPYQQLNANNSKVTKAHNTFLHNRNNFSQQMSEIIQLQLACAENLLNEK
- a CDS encoding polyketide synthase — protein: MEKIAIIGLSCLFPDANNPEQFWQNITAQKDSTSDVTTKDLGVDPTIYYDPNKGQPEKIYFLKGGYIRDFQFNSSEYNLPPALLDSLDDTFKWSLYAAKQAIENSGYWGNQNSLSKCGVILGNLSFPTKSSTQLFSPIYQQTINPAVRELLKDEDFQLAKLPTTAKASAQNAMISGLPAALISQAFSLSSNHFCIDAACSSSFYAIKLASHYLRSHKADLMLAGAISCTDPLFLRMLFSGIQGYPDNGISSPLDKSSRGLITAEGIGMVMLKRYSDAIRDGDRILATIIGNGLSNDGRGKHLLSPNSQGQTLAFERAYTEAKINPNQIDYMECHATGTLLGDTTEFNSIETFFGQHQAKPLIGSTKANVGHLLVAAGMVSLTKTICSMNNSIIPPTINITQPIGADNNVISHKTIVKTATTWPNNTPIKRAALSAFGFGGTNSHLILEQEK
- a CDS encoding SDR family NAD(P)-dependent oxidoreductase, with the protein product MTTPTYLISGGAKGITAECTIKLAQKQPGKYILLGRSQLLATEPEYAQDCLEEAALKKRIMENLISQGEKPTPMSVQKIYNQIDSSREIKKTLAAIQQTGSTGEYLSVDVTDKIALQQKINAVVNRMGTITGIIHGAGNLADKLIEKKTAQDFEKVYTAKVQGLENLLTCINPEQLQHLVLFSSVTGFYGNMGQSDYAIANEILNKSAHLIKQNYPHCHVVAINWGGWDSGMVTPEIKKAFTERGIDIIPVEVGTQMLVKELHPRHHATTQLVIGSPMSPPPAPLDTQLKTHRIRRRMTVENNPFLLDHMIAGYPVLPATNAMSWMINGCEECYPGYRYFNCQDFKFLKGIIFNETVAKEHILELKEIAKTENESIEIQAKILSKTPEGKTHYHFSTTVKLVRELPPVLTYERVNLTADNIITTTGKDLYQNGPSTLFHGSCFQAIEKILNISPEKITVECFWKDITRQQQGQFPIHWHNPYATDLSTHPLWIWLSHFHQEVCLPGQMTTCEQYRAIPRNQTFYVSCEIKEKKPTSATADFYLHDAKGQLYSRILGSRAVVVPMDLLQAK